A window of Aquibium oceanicum genomic DNA:
GGATCGAAGGGCCGGTCCTTGAGCACGGTTTCGGGCCAGTCGGCGTGCAGCGGGACGTCGGGGAAACGGTCGGGTGTGGCGAAGGCGGTGCGCGGGTCGATGATCTCGATGTCGTAGCCCGCGATCCGGGCCATCGGAGCGAGCGCCTGGCTGATGTGGACCGCGCCGATAACCACCAGCCGTGGCGGCGGCAGATGAACGTTGAGGAAATGCTTGCGGCCGTCCGACTCGACCGTGCCGGACTTGCCGGACCGGAAGGCTTTCGCGACCGGCTCGGCGAGGCCGCCGGAAACGCGATCGTTCTCGCGCACCACACGGTCGCTTCCGTCAGTCAGGTCAGTGACCAAGATGACGGCGCGGCGTGCGCGGCGGGCCTCGTTGATCTCCTTCAGAGACTTCGGATCCATCGGCGTCTCCCGTCAGCCCAGCCGCTCGACGTAGACGCTGATCCGGCCGCCGCAGGACAGGCCCACCTGCCAGGCCGTCTCGTCGGCCACGCCGAATTCCAGCATGCGCGGCTTGCCGCTTTCGAGGATGTCGATGGCCTCGGCGACCACCGCGCCTTCCACGCACCCGCCCGAGACGGAGCCCTGGAAGTTGCCTTCGGCATCAATGACGAGATGGCTGCCGACCGGGCGCGGCGCCGAGCCCCAGGTCTCGACCACGGTGGCGATGGCCACGTCGCGGCCCTCGTTTTTCCAGGTCTCGGCAACGGTCAGCGGGTCGATGGTTTCGTCGAATGCTGCGGAATGGTCCATGGCGGTTCTCCCCGACAAGATATGGTCACGCCGCTTGCCGATTGCCAAGCAGCGAGAGATAGCGCCGCGGATCAGCATCGCGGGAGCGGGTCTGCGACAGCGAGGCGCACAGGTCCTCCAGCGCGTTCAGCGTATGCACGGGGCGGAACTCGTCGACGTGCGGCAGCATGGTGCGCACTCCCCTCGCCTTCGGCTCGAAGCCGTCGAACCTCAGCAGCGGATTGAGCCAAATCAGCCGGCGGCACGACTTGTGCAGGCGGTCGATCTCCGTCTCCAGCATGGCGACGTCGTCGCGTTCCAAGCCGTCTGTGATGAGGAGCACCACGGCGCCCTGGCTCAGCACGCGGCGCGACCAGACCCGGTTGAACTCGTGCAGCGTCTGGCCGATCCGCGTCCCACCGGACCAGTCGCGCACGGCGAGCGAGCAATCCGCCAGCGCCTCGTCCGGATCGCGGTGACGCATCTGGCGCGTCAGGTTGGTCAGCCGCGTGCCGAAGACGAAGGTGTGCACGCGGCGGCGCTTCTCCGTCAGCGCGTGCAGGAAATGCAGGAAGATGCGGGTGTACTGGCTCATCGAGCCGGAGATGTCGGCAAGCACCACCAGCGGCGGATGGATTTCGCGTTGAGAGCGAAACTTCGGCAGGATCAGGTCGCCGCCCGTCCGCAGGCCGGTGCGCAGCATGGCGCGCGCGTCGGTGCGCCGGCCGCGCGGGTCGGACTTGTAGCGACGGGTTTTCACGAGATCGAACGGCAGGCGCAGGTTGGCAATCTCGCGCTTGGCATCGGAAATCTCGCGCGCAGTCATCTGAGCGAAATCCTTGCCGCGCAGCACCTCGCTGCCGGAGAAGGTGAAGCGGGCGTCGACCTCGACCTCGGGGATTTCCTGGGGTTTCTTCTTGTTCTCGTGCCCTTCGAACATGGCGTCCGCCACGCGGCTCTCGGCCGCGCGCGGCTTCTGGCGCTCGCGTGTGTCCGGCGCGACGGGCGAGAACATGGCGAGCATCTTTTCCACCAGCTCGCGCGATTTCCAGTAGAGGCGGAAAGCCTCGTCGAAGGTGGCATGGTCCTCGCGGCGCGTCACCAGCACCGAATGCAGCACCCAGTAGAAGTCGTCGCGGGTTCCGATGCCGGCGGCCAGCACCGCCTCGATGGCATCCTTCACCGCAGCCGGCCCGACCCGCATGCCCGCCTTGCGTAGCGCGCGGGCGAAATAGACGATGTTGTCGGCGAGCCGGCCGTCGGGCTTGGCGGCATTCCGTACCGTGATATTATCCGGCCTGGTCGTCATTGGAGGTGTCCGGCATTGACAAGAGCTGTCGAACCGCCAAGGCGTCGTCGACTGAACCAGGACGAGAAAAGAGAGCTGAGGGCGGCGGATGCCCAGCTCTTCGCGAAGAAATATGGCCGGAAATCGCAAAAGGGTGTGGAACCGAACGACCGCAAGTACGACCGCGAATTCGGGGAGCGGCTGAAACAGATTGAGCCGGACGAACTCGACCAACTGCTGAGGCACGGGGAAGAGTAGCCGCGCATCGCCCTATCCCGCAGCGGACATCTCGGCCTGAACTTCCTTCAGGAGCCGCCGGCCCTCGCCCTGCTCGATGCGGGCGATGTCGTCCTGGTACTTCAGCAGGACGCCGATCGTGTCGGAGACCGTCTCGGGATCGAGCGCGATCTTGTCGAGTTCGGTCAGCGCGCTTGCCCAGTCGATCGTCTCGGCGACGCCCGGAGACTTGAAGAGATCGAGCTCGCGCAGCTTCTGGATGAAGCGCACGAGTTCGGCGGAAAGCTTGCGGTTGGCGCCGGGCACCTTGCGGTGGACGATCTCCAGTTCGCGTGCTGCGTCCGGATAGTCGACCCAGTGATAGAGGCAGCGCCGCTTCAGCGCATCGTGGATCTCGCGGGTGCGGTTGGTGGTGATGACGACGATGGGCGGCTCCTCCGCCTTGATCGTCCCGATCTCCGGAACCGTGACCTGGTAGTCCGACAGGATTTCCAGCAGGAACGCCTCGAACGCCTCGTCGGTGCGGTCGAGTTCGTCGATGAGAAGCACCGGCGCGCGGCCGCCCGTGCCCGACAGCGCGTCGAGGATCGGCCGCCGGATCAGGTATTTTTCGGAGAAGACGTTCTTCTCCATGAGGTCGCGGTCGGTCTGGCCGGCGGCCTCGTCCATGCGGATCTCGATCATCTGGGCGGCATAGTTCCACTCGTAGACGGCCGAGGAAACATCCAGTCCTTCGTAGCACTGGAGGCGGATGAGCCGGCGTCCGAGGGCGCTGGCCAGCACCTTGGCGATCTCCGTCTTGCCGACGCCGGCTTCGCCTTCGAGGAACAGCGGCCGCTTCATGCGCAGGCTGAGGAACAGCACGGTCGCCAGTGCGCGATCGGCGACATAGTCGGCACCTTCGAGAAGCGCCATGGTCTCGTCGATCGACTGCGGAAGCGGGTGGCTGTCCGGACTGCTCATGAAATCTCCATGAAGGGCGGGCCGCTAAAGCACATGATAGGAGCGGCGATGATAGAGGAGCGGGCGCGAATCGTCGCCGACATGGAGCGCCCTCACCCGCCCGAAGAGCACACGGTGGGTGGCGAAGTCCTTGGCCTCGACGAGTTCGCAATCGAACACCGCGAGCGCGTCGGGGAGCGTCGGAGCGCCGGTGGCGATCTTTTCCCAGCCGCCGCTCTCGAACCGTTCGGCCTGGGATTTGCCGGTGAGGCCGGAAAAATCGGACGCCAGGGGCTCGTGCCTGGCGCCGAGCGTGTTCAGCGCGAAGACGCCGTTGTCGCGGAAGCGGTCGTTATCCTCATTCTCCCGGTTGAGGCAGACGAGGATCGTCGGCGGATTGTCGGAGACGGAACAGGCGGCGATGACGGTCGCGCCGCGCCTTCCGGCGGCACCGTCCGTGGTCACGATGTGAACCGCACCGGCGAAATTCGCCATGGCGTCGCGGTAGTGGCCGGGCTCGATCTGGCTCTTCTTCAACACGAGGCAGGGCTTTCGGGGAAGGCGTGGGGCATGAGCGCCAATATAGGGTTATGCGGCAAAGCCACAAGCCGGGCCGCCGAGCCGCATTGCATCGCCGCCGAACCTTCTTTACCAGCGTTGCTGACACGCTGGGCGAGAACGAAAAAACCACCCGATGTCCAAGCACATCCTTCCGGCACTTCTTCTGATCGGCCTGTCTACCGGCTCCGCCTCGGCTGAAACGCTCGGCCTTGCGGCCCCGCTGTCGGACACCGCGGCACTGCTGGGCGAACAGATGCGCGCCGGTGCGGCAGCCGCGATCGAGGCGGCAGGCGGCGATAACGAACTCGACGTCCGTGACACCGAATGCACGGCCGAGGGCGGCACCGCCGCCGCGCGGCATTTCGTCGAGGCCAAGGTGGCGGCCGTTACCGGGTTCCTGTGCGTCGAAGCGATCGAGGCGGCGATGCCGATTCTGGCCGAGGCCGGGATCCCGGTGATCACGACTGGGGTTCGGGTCGACAGCCTGACCGACCGGAAGGAAAAGACCGGCTGGTCGGTCTTTCGGCTCGCGCCCCGCACCGACGAGGAACTGGCGGCGGTCTCGAGGATCCTGACCGACCGCTGGCGCGACGAGCTGTTCGCGGTGATCGACGACGGCACGATCTACGGGCGCGAACTGGCGGAGGGATTCCGCCTCGCCGCCGAGCAGTCCGGGCTGAAACCGGTGTTCACCGACACGTTCCGCCCGCAGCTCGAAAACCAGATCGCGCTGGCTGGCCGGCTGCGCAAGGCCGGCGCGACGCATGTCTTTGCCGGCGGCGACCGGGCCGACATCGCCATCCTCGGCCGGGACGCGGCCGAACTCGGCTACGACCTCGTGATCGCCGGCGGCGAGGCGCTGCGGGCGGCGCGCGACGAGGTCGACCTCGTGCCCGGAACGCTGATGATCGGGCTGCCCGACTGGGCCGACACCGCAGACGCGCAAGTGGTGGCGAAGCTCCGCGCCGCAGGCGTTGAACCGGAGGGCTACGTCGTGCCCACCTACGCGGCGGTCGAGATCGCGCTGGCGGCAATGGCCGCGGCGGAAGAATCCGACGCGACGATCGCCGGATCGCTCGCGGGCGGAACTTTTTCCAGTGCGCTGGGGGACGTTCGTTTCGACGCGAAAGGCGACTGGACGGGGAACCCGTACAGGCTGTTCAGCTATGGCGGCAACGAATTCGTACCAGTGGAGTGAGGGACAGAATGGTGCAACGGACCGGTCCGCGTAACGCCCTGACCGACGTGGCAGGGTTGCGCGTTGCGAACGCGCACGATCCGGTCCTGCGCTCAGGTGTTACCGCCGTGCTGTGCGATCGGCCGACGGTTGCGGCGGTGCAGGTGCTCGGCGGTGCGCCAGGCACGCGGGAGACCGACCTGCTGGAGCCGCACAACGCGGTCGAGACGGTGGACGCGATCGTTCTGTCGGGCGGCTCCGCCTTCGGGCTGGATGCGGCTTCAGGGGTGCAGGCGTTGCTGCGCGAGAAAGGCGTCGGAATCAAGGTGCGCGGCCTGTCCATACCGATCGTGCCGGCCGCCATCCTGTTCGATCTGGTGAACGGCGGGAACAAGGACTGGGGCAGATACCCGCCCTATCGCGACCTCGGCTACGAAGCGGCCGATGCCGCGGCGGAAGCATTCGCCACCGGCTCGGCCGGGGCGGGCTACGGCGCGCTCACCGCCGGGCTGAAGGGCGGACTGGGGACTGCTTCGACGCTGACGAAGGACGGCATCACGGTCGCGGCGCTGGTTGCGGTGAACGCCGTCGGATCGGCGACTGTCACCGATACGCCGAACTTCTGGGCCGCGCCGTTCGAGATCGACGGCGAGTTCGGCGGTCTCGGGCTGCCTTCACCCATGCCGATCGACGCCGCGGACGTGCGGTTGAAATTCCGCGACGGCAATGCGCCGGCCGCTAACACCACGATCGCGGTGATCGCGACGGACGCGGCACTGACCAAAGCGGCGGCGAAGCGGCTGGCGATGGCCGCGCATGACGGTTTCGCCCGCGCGCTGTGGCCCGCGCACACGCCGGCCGACGGCGACCTTGTCTTCGCGCTTGCCACCGGTGCGGCAGAAAGGGCGCCACAGGGCGACGAGATGATAGAGATTTGCGCGGCCGCCGCTTCGACCATGGCGCGCGCGATCGCCCGCGGCGTCCACGACGCGACCGCGACCGAGGGCGACTTGTTGCCGGCATGGTCGCAGCGCGTGCGGGCAAGCCGCGGCGAATCCTGATAGGCTTAGAACGCCTTCCTGGGACCGACCGCCCTAACCGGAGATCGACGATGACACGCCTGCTGACCGCGCTGCTTTTCTTCTTCCCGATCCTCGCTGGTGGAGCCGCGCATGCGGGGAATGTATCGGAGCTGGAAATCCTCGGCTTCAGCTCCGACGGCTCGATCTTCGCCTTCGAGGAGTACGGCATCCAGGACGGCTCGGGCTTTCCCTACGCCAACCGGTTCTACGTCGACGTCGCATCCGACAGCTTCGTGACGGGCACGCCGATCCGCATCCTACTGCAGGACGAAAGTGCGACCTTGCGCGATGCCCGCGCCCAGGCGCGGGCGCCCGGCCAATCCATCGTCTCGGATGCCGAACTCATGGCCAACCGGGGCTACACGGCCGGCGCAAACGCGATCACCGAGCTTTCGGCCGATCCGTTCCGGATGAATGTAAACCCGCGCCCGGTCATCCCGCCGGTCGACGACCCGATCGAGTTCCGGCTGGAGGAGTTCAATCTCGATGCGCAAGGGTGCGAGAACCTCGGCCCGACAATGGGTTTCCGGCTGCTCCGCGTCGATCTCAGACAGGACGGGTCCGTTTCGCTCGTGCATGAAGACGAATCGATCCCGCAGAGCCGCAACTGCCCTCTGGGCTATCGGCTCGGCGCCGTCCAAACCATCCATCCGGATGCCGGAGCGCCGTCCTATGCCGTGTTGATCGCAATCGAGAGCTTCGGGTTCGAAGGACCGGATTACCACTGGATCGCGGTCACCGGCCGGCTTTGAGGGCACGTCGAATATCCGCGCCGGCAGTTCCGGAGTTCGCAGTGCCGCCATCGCCCCGTTCGTGGACCTCCGCGGTCCTTCATCTGGTCATCGAGTCGATCGTCTGGAGCGGCCTGATGGCAGCGAGCGCGGCGTTCTCAGTTTGGCGCTACGATTGGCAAGACGGCATGGCGATCTTATCCGTCGCGGTGCTCTTTGCCCTCGGCGGCGTGCTCGCCTATGCGCCCGCGATCGTGGCGGCGGGGTTCGTTGCCGGCAAGCGGCGGCCCGAGACCCGGTTCGCCACCTATCTGGTCGCGCTCGCTACCGCCACGATCGGCGCCACGGCGCTGCTTTTCGGGCTCTACTACCGTTCCTACTATGCGGAATGGCACGGCCCGGCCTTGTCCGTCGAGTGGACGTATCAACTGGTCTTCACGGTGGCGGCGGCCGTCTACCATTTCTGCGTCCTCGGCATCCGGCTGTTCCTGCCGATCGGATTTCCGGCCCTGCTGGCCGTTTCCCTGTGGTATGGCGCCCGGGCGCGTTGAGCGCATCGCGATCGTCTGCTAGAGCGGCGCGTACCGCCCGAAAAACTGGGAATGAACGCATGATCCCGCGCTACTCGCGGCCCGAGATGGTCGCTCTCTGGTCTCCCGAGACGAAGTTCCGGATCTGGTTCGAGATCGAGGCGCATGCCTGCGACGCGCTTGCCGAAATCGGCATCATTCCGCAAGAAGCCGCCCGCACGATCTGGGAGAAAGGAGGCAGCGCGGAGTTCGACGTCGCGCGCATCGACGAGATCGAACGCGAGACAAAGCACGACGTCATCGCCTTCTTGACGCACCTCGCCGAGATCGTGGGGCCCGACGCCAGATTCGTGCACCAGGGCATGACCTCGTCGGACGTCCTCGACACCTGCTTCAACGTGCAGCTCGCGCGCGCTTCCGACCTTCTGCTTTCCGACGTGGACGGCCTTCTGGCGGCGCTTAAGGAGCGCGCCTTCGAACACAAGGACACGATCACCATCGGCCGCTCGCACGGCATCCATGCCGAACCCACCACGTTCGGCGTGAAGCTGGCGCAGGCCTATGCCGAGTTCGACCGCTGCCGGTCCCGCCTCGTGGCGGCGCGCGAGGAGATCGCCACCTGCGCGATCTCGGGCGCTGTCGGCACGTTCGCCAACATCGATCCGCGCGTGGAGGAGCACGTCGCGGAGAAGATGGGGCTGAAGCCAGAGCCGGTCTCCACGCAGGTCGTGCCGCGCGACCGCCACGCCATGTTCTTCGCCACGCTCGGCGTTGTCGCGTCTTCCATCGAGCGGCTGGCGATCGAGATAAGGCACTTGCAGCGGACCGAGGTGCTCGAGGCGGAAGAGTATTTTTCGCCGGGCCAGAAGGGCTCCTCCGCCATGCCCCACAAGCGCAATCCCGTGCTGACGGAGAACCTGACGGGGCTCGCGCGCATGGTGCGCTCGTATGCCCTGCCGGCGATGGAAAACGTGGCGCTTTGGCACGAGCGCGACATCTCGCATTCCTCAGTCGAGCGCATGATCGGGCCGGACGCGACCATCACGCTCGACTTCGCCCTGGCGCGGCTCACCAACGTGGTGGAGAAGCTCGTCGTCTATCCCGACAACATGCTGAAGAACATGAACAAGTTCAGCGGACTCGTCCATTCGCAGCGGGTGCTGCTGGCGCTGACCCAGGCCGGCGTTTCACGCGAGGATTCATACCGCCTCGTCCAGCGCAACGCGATGAAGGTGTGGGAAAAAGGCAAGGACTTCCTCGAAGAACTGCTCTCGGACGAAGACGTGCGCGCCGCGCTTCCCGAGGACGTCATCCGCGAGAAATTCGATCTCGGCTATCACACCAAGCACGTGGACACGATTTTCCGCCGCGTCTTCGGCGCTGTCTGACGCGGGGGAACGGAACGCGCAAGCCCGCGTTTCCAGCCATCGGAGGGGCCACGGAGGCCAGCGATGGCGAAGTACGAACATGATTTCGAGGAGCAGCAGCCCGGCATCACACGCTACGTGGTGTGGGCGCTGGCAATTTGTCTCGCGGTCGGCGGGTTTCTCTACGCAGATGGATACTTCGACGAGATCGTCGAGCAGACCACGGAAGCACCGAACCCGCCCACCGACGCAGGCTGATATCTGATCGCGGCGCATCCTGCTTGCAGCCGAAAAGGCGGGTCGCTACATGGGCGGCCATGAAAGCCAAGGACGCCGACATCCTCATCATTCCAGGCTACACCAATTCCGGAGCGGACCATTGGCAAAGCCGTTGGGAGGCCAAGCTCTCGACGGCCCGGCGGGTCGAACAGGCGGAATGGTCGAAGCCGGTGCGCGAGGACTGGACGGCGGCCGTAGCGGAGGCTGCCAATTCGGCCGACAGACCGGTCGTGCTGGTCGCGCATTCGCTGGGCATCCCGACCGCCATCCACGCTCTTCCCGAGATTCGCAAGCCGGTGGTGGGCGCATTCTTCGTGGCACCGCCCGACGTGGCGAACTCCAACATCCGTCCCAAGCATCTGATGACGTTCGGGCCCTACCCGCGCGACCCCCTGCCCTTTCCCTCAGTTGTGATCGCCAGCCGCAACGACGCGTTCTGCGATTTCGACGTGGCGGAAGACATCGCCGCCGCTTGGGGATCGCTTTTCATCGACGCGGGCGCGGCGGGCCACATCAACGCCGAGGCAGGCTTCGGTCCGTGGCCTGAGGGATCGATGGTGTTTGCGCGGTTCCTGTCGCGGTTGAGGGCGGGTTGAGCTCTTAGCCGAGGCTGTCGCGCGCCTCCTGGATCAGCGTTGCCGAGCCGGCCGCGATGACGCGGTGTTCAGACGCGATCGCCTGGAAGCGGAAGCCCATCTGCGAGAAGCGGCCGACCATGTTCGTGTTGGTGATGTAGATCGCCGCCACCTTGCCGGCGGCCGCGGTGCGCTGCCCGATGTCGGCCAGCGTCTCCATCATGTCCTCGCGGGTCGGGTCGATCGCGGCCCCCTTGGTCCAGGCGATGGAGAAATCGGACGGGCCCACGAAGATGCCGTCGATGCCCGGCGTCTCGAGGATGCCGTCGAGGCAGTCGAGCGCCTGGCGAGTCTCGACCATAGCGAAGGCGATGGTGCGGGTGTTGGCGTTGAGCAGCCATTCCTGGGCGTTCCTGACGGCACTGCGCGGAAGCGCGAAGGTGGGACCCCAGGAGCGCTCGCCGAGCGGCGGATACTTCATCGCCCCGGCGAAGGCCTTGGCATCCGCCACCGAGTTGACCATCGGGGCGATGACGCCCTCGGCGCCGAAATCGAGCGCGCGGCTCGCCATGTCGAACCGGCCGACCGGTATCCTGACCAGCGGGTGACTGCCAGCCCTCAGGATGGCCGGAATACTGCGCAGGACGCTGTCCTCGTGATGCCCGCCATGCTGCATGTCGAGCGTGACCGCGTCGAAGGCCTGGCCCGCCATGATCTCGACGGTCAACGGGTCCGGAACGCCCGACCATGCGGTGAAGACCGTTTCCCCCTCGTTGAGCCGCTCCAGAAGCGTCTTCATCGGTATCGTCCCTCCATGCGATCGAACGGCATGTAATCAGAGCGGCCGCGGCCTAAAAAGCAAAAAACCGCCCGGCGGGCGGTTTTCCGGTTGCGCCAGAGCGCGGCGCGTCACGCCTTGCTGACCTGCTCGGCGGCGACGACCAGCAGTTCGTCCATCGTGCGGCGGATCTGGTGGTCTGACTGCTCGACGCCGGCGGCGTCGAAATCGCCACGAACCTTGCGGAAGACGTCCTCGTCGCCGGCTTCCTCGAAATCGGCTTTCACCACCTCGCGAGCATATGCGTCGGCATCGTCGCCGGACTTGCCTAGCTTCTCGGCCGCCCAAAGCCCCAGCAGCTTGTTGCGGCGGGCCATCGACTTGAACTTCAGCTCCTCGTCATGGGCGAACTTGTTCTCGAAAGCGTCCTTGCGGCTCTTAAGATTGTCCATGGTGCATGCCTCCGGCCAGGGATCGATTCTCGTGCGGTTCCAATATGGCGACGCGGTCGACAAATCAAAAGGATTCGCTCGGGTCAATCGCAGTGTTCCGACGGGAGCGCGGCAAATGGCCCCCGCACCCGCGACGCAGCGACGAGTGGTGGACGGCCGGAGCGATTGCCATTGAGAAGCGGGCGCAAGTGCGCTAGAGACCGGCTTCGAGTTACCGAAAGGGCGAATACCCCGCCCCACGACCGGTCCCCGTTTCACCAGAAGGACCAGAGCAACCCATATGAACCGTCGCCGCCGCATATACGAAGGCAAGGCCAAGATACTCTACGAGGGCCCGGAGCCGGGAACGCTGGTCCAGTTCTTCAAGGACGATGCCACCGCCTTCAACAAGAAGAAGCATGAGGTGGTCGACGGAAAGGGTGTGCTCAACAACCGCATTTCCGAGCACATCTTCACGCATCTGAACCGGATGGGCATCCCCACGCACTTCATCCGCCGGCTCAACATGCGCGAGCAGCTGATCAAGGAAGTCGAGATCATCCCGCTCGAGATCGTCGTCCGCAACGTCGCGGCGGGATCGTTGTCGAAGCGGCTCGGCATGGAGGAAGGCACCGTCCTTCCGCGCTCGATCATCGAATTCTACTACAAGGCCGACGCTCTCGACGATCCGATGGTGTCAGAAGAGCACATCACCGCTTTCGGATGGGCGTCGCCGCAGGAGATCGACGACGTGATGGCGCTCGCCATCCGCGTCAACGACTTCCTCTCCGGCCTCTTCCTTGGCGTCGGCATCCAGCTCGTCGACTTCAAGATCGAATGCGGCCGGCTCTTCGAAGGCGACATGATGCGCATCGTGGTCGCCGACGAGATATCGCCGGATTCCTGCCGCCTGTGGGACGTCTCCACGAACGAGAAGCTCGACAAGGACAGGTTCCGCCGCGACATGGGTGGCCTCGTCGAAGCCTACCAGGAAGTCGCACGGCGCCTCGGCATCATGAACGAGAACGAGCCGCCGCGCCCGACCGGTCCGGTACTGGTGTCGACGGACGGCGGAGCCAACAACGGCAAGGGCCGCGGCAAGCCGCACTGATCCGCGGCATCGGAAATTCGCCAGGACAAGGATTGGGGGCAGTGATCAAGGCGCGAATCACCGTCACGCTGAAGAACGGCGTGCTCGACCCTCAGGGAAAGGCCATCGAAGGAGCGCTCGGTGCGCTTGGCTTCGAGGGCGTCGGCCATGTTCGGCAGGGAAAAGTCTTCGACGTCGAACTCGAAGGCTCAGATACGGCGAAGGCCGAGGCTGACCTGAAAGCCATGTGCGACAAGCTTCTGGCGAACACGGTGATCGAGAACTATAGTATCGCCATAGCATGAGGCCGCCGGTTCCATACCAGGTCAAGGAAGAGGCTGCGTCACTCAGGCTGTCTATGACGGGGATCCAGACGGACGCGCACGATATCTGCGGCATGCTGGCGCAGCACGACGGGTGGATCGAACCGCGGCTGGAGTTGCGCAAGCTAGCCGAGCCCCGGCGGCCCCTGGAGTCCTGAAACGGCCGCGTCTATTGCCCTGTCCCATTGATTGCATGGACTTTGTCACTGATGAAATCAGCCGTCGTCCTCCTCCCCGGCCTCAACCGCGACCGCGACATGATCGCGGCCCTGACCAAGGTTTCCGGAACGCCGCCTGTCACGGTCTGGCAGACGGACACGGAGATCCCGGACGTCGATCTCATCGTCATCCCCGGTGGGTTCTCTTACGGCGACTACCTGCGCTGCGGAGCGATCGCGGCTCGAATGCCGGTCATGCGCGCCGTGGCCGAGAAGGCCCGGCAGGGCGTCATGGTGATGGGCGTGTGCAACGGCTTCCAGATCCTGCTCGAAGCCGGACTGCTGCCGGGCGCCCTGATGCGCAACACCTCGCTCAAGTTCGTCTGCCGCGAGGTGAAGCTCGAGGTGGCGAACACCGACACGCCTTTCACGCGCGCCTATCAGCCAGGCCAGATCATCCGCTGCCCCGTGGCGCATCATGACGGCAACTACTTCGCCGACGCCGAGACGCTGGCGCGTATCGAAGGTGAAGGCCAGGTGGTCTTCCGCTATGCCGAAGGCACCAACCCCAACGGTTCGATCAACGACATCGCCGGGATCGTCGACTCCCGCGGCAACGTTCTTGGCCTCATGCCGCATCCCGAAAACCTGATCGAGGCCGCCCACGGCGGCAAGGACGGGCGCGGGATCTTCGAATGCGCACTTGGAATCGCCGCATGATCCTCCAGATGCAGCGGAACGCCCAGGACACCGGACCTGAACATTGAGCATCGCCGAAGCTGACAAAGCCGAGACCGAAAAAGCCACGGCGACGACCCGTCATGTGGTTCGCGAGGGGTCATCAAGGCGCGGACTGTTCTCGGAGGCGTTTGGCGACATCGGCGCGGCCCTGAAGCGCCGTCGTGTCTGGGTTGCACTCGCCTCGGAGGACATTGGAGAAGGTTTCCGGCGCTCAACGCTGGGTCCGATCTGGCTCCTGATCAACTTCCTGCTGTTCCTCGGCATCCTCATCGTTATCATGGGACGCTTCGCCGAAGTGCCGAACTACCCGGCCTTCGTGGCCAGCGGTCTTATGGTCTGGCTCTACATCTCGGAGATTCTCGGAGAGGGCTGCGGGATATTCACCCGCGAGGAGGGTTTCATAAAGGGCACGGTGCTGCCGCTTTCCGTCTACGTCCTGCGCCAGACCATGCGCTCCGTCATCCGCGGCGGCTACATGCTTGCTGGCGCGGCACTCGTGTTGCTGTTGACTGGTGCCATACCGACGACGACGTGGCTGACCTCGCTCGCCGGTATCGTCGTGCTCGTTTTAACGGCGCCGCCCGTGATCATCCTGCTCGGCATCCTCGGCGTGGTTTTTCCCGACATCCAGTTTTTCATGGGAAATATCATCCGCATCGGGTTCTTCGTCACGCCGATCTTCTGGTCCAAGCCAAGCGAGTTCGGGATGCGGGCGCTGCTTTATCACTGGAAT
This region includes:
- a CDS encoding branched-chain amino acid ABC transporter substrate-binding protein, encoding MSKHILPALLLIGLSTGSASAETLGLAAPLSDTAALLGEQMRAGAAAAIEAAGGDNELDVRDTECTAEGGTAAARHFVEAKVAAVTGFLCVEAIEAAMPILAEAGIPVITTGVRVDSLTDRKEKTGWSVFRLAPRTDEELAAVSRILTDRWRDELFAVIDDGTIYGRELAEGFRLAAEQSGLKPVFTDTFRPQLENQIALAGRLRKAGATHVFAGGDRADIAILGRDAAELGYDLVIAGGEALRAARDEVDLVPGTLMIGLPDWADTADAQVVAKLRAAGVEPEGYVVPTYAAVEIALAAMAAAEESDATIAGSLAGGTFSSALGDVRFDAKGDWTGNPYRLFSYGGNEFVPVE
- a CDS encoding P1 family peptidase, with amino-acid sequence MQRTGPRNALTDVAGLRVANAHDPVLRSGVTAVLCDRPTVAAVQVLGGAPGTRETDLLEPHNAVETVDAIVLSGGSAFGLDAASGVQALLREKGVGIKVRGLSIPIVPAAILFDLVNGGNKDWGRYPPYRDLGYEAADAAAEAFATGSAGAGYGALTAGLKGGLGTASTLTKDGITVAALVAVNAVGSATVTDTPNFWAAPFEIDGEFGGLGLPSPMPIDAADVRLKFRDGNAPAANTTIAVIATDAALTKAAAKRLAMAAHDGFARALWPAHTPADGDLVFALATGAAERAPQGDEMIEICAAAASTMARAIARGVHDATATEGDLLPAWSQRVRASRGES
- a CDS encoding XdhC family protein, with product MDPKSLKEINEARRARRAVILVTDLTDGSDRVVRENDRVSGGLAEPVAKAFRSGKSGTVESDGRKHFLNVHLPPPRLVVIGAVHISQALAPMARIAGYDIEIIDPRTAFATPDRFPDVPLHADWPETVLKDRPFDPYTAVAAVTHDPKIDDIPLKAALDAGCFYVGALGSRKTHGKRVERLMAMGLAREAIERIQAPIGLDIGAASPAEIAVAVLAQVIAAFRSRGLAEEEKSRAA
- a CDS encoding XdhC family protein, producing the protein MDHSAAFDETIDPLTVAETWKNEGRDVAIATVVETWGSAPRPVGSHLVIDAEGNFQGSVSGGCVEGAVVAEAIDILESGKPRMLEFGVADETAWQVGLSCGGRISVYVERLG
- a CDS encoding vWA domain-containing protein; translation: MTTRPDNITVRNAAKPDGRLADNIVYFARALRKAGMRVGPAAVKDAIEAVLAAGIGTRDDFYWVLHSVLVTRREDHATFDEAFRLYWKSRELVEKMLAMFSPVAPDTRERQKPRAAESRVADAMFEGHENKKKPQEIPEVEVDARFTFSGSEVLRGKDFAQMTAREISDAKREIANLRLPFDLVKTRRYKSDPRGRRTDARAMLRTGLRTGGDLILPKFRSQREIHPPLVVLADISGSMSQYTRIFLHFLHALTEKRRRVHTFVFGTRLTNLTRQMRHRDPDEALADCSLAVRDWSGGTRIGQTLHEFNRVWSRRVLSQGAVVLLITDGLERDDVAMLETEIDRLHKSCRRLIWLNPLLRFDGFEPKARGVRTMLPHVDEFRPVHTLNALEDLCASLSQTRSRDADPRRYLSLLGNRQAA
- a CDS encoding AAA family ATPase, whose protein sequence is MSSPDSHPLPQSIDETMALLEGADYVADRALATVLFLSLRMKRPLFLEGEAGVGKTEIAKVLASALGRRLIRLQCYEGLDVSSAVYEWNYAAQMIEIRMDEAAGQTDRDLMEKNVFSEKYLIRRPILDALSGTGGRAPVLLIDELDRTDEAFEAFLLEILSDYQVTVPEIGTIKAEEPPIVVITTNRTREIHDALKRRCLYHWVDYPDAARELEIVHRKVPGANRKLSAELVRFIQKLRELDLFKSPGVAETIDWASALTELDKIALDPETVSDTIGVLLKYQDDIARIEQGEGRRLLKEVQAEMSAAG
- a CDS encoding flavin reductase codes for the protein MLKKSQIEPGHYRDAMANFAGAVHIVTTDGAAGRRGATVIAACSVSDNPPTILVCLNRENEDNDRFRDNGVFALNTLGARHEPLASDFSGLTGKSQAERFESGGWEKIATGAPTLPDALAVFDCELVEAKDFATHRVLFGRVRALHVGDDSRPLLYHRRSYHVL